A region of Paenimyroides aestuarii DNA encodes the following proteins:
- the lpdA gene encoding dihydrolipoyl dehydrogenase — protein MNSFDVVVIGSGPGGYVSAIRCAQLGMKTAIIEKYPTLGGTCLNVGCIPSKALLASSHHVDEMKHFADHGIELPGDVKIDLQKMIARKQAVVDQTCGGVKFLMDKNNITVFEGVGSFENATTINVTKNDGSVEQISAKNTIIATGSKPSSLPFISIDKERIITSTEALKLKEIPKHLIIIGGGVIGLELGQVYLRLGAQVSVIEYADRVLPTMDGAVSKELTKVLKKAGLKFYTSHKVQKVERNGDAVLVEALNAKNEVIALEGDYALICVGRRPYTDGLNADKAGVKLTERGQIEVNNHLQTSVSNIYAIGDVVRGAMLAHKAEEEGVLVAEQLAGQKPHIDYNLIPGVVYTWPEVAAVGKTEEQLKAENKEYKVGQFPFKALGRARASSDLDGFVKILADKTTDEILGFHIVGARAADLIAEAVVAMEYRASAEDISRMSHAHPTFAEAIKEAALAATDNRALHV, from the coding sequence ATGAATTCATTTGACGTAGTTGTAATAGGTTCAGGTCCGGGCGGATATGTTTCAGCAATTCGTTGCGCACAATTAGGAATGAAAACTGCAATCATTGAAAAATACCCAACTTTAGGAGGTACTTGCTTAAATGTAGGCTGTATTCCTTCTAAAGCCTTGTTGGCATCATCGCACCACGTTGATGAAATGAAACATTTTGCAGATCACGGTATTGAATTGCCTGGTGACGTTAAAATCGATTTACAAAAAATGATTGCACGTAAACAAGCTGTTGTTGATCAAACTTGTGGCGGCGTTAAATTTTTAATGGATAAAAACAACATCACTGTTTTTGAAGGTGTTGGATCTTTTGAAAATGCAACTACAATTAATGTAACAAAAAACGATGGTTCTGTTGAGCAGATTTCGGCTAAAAACACCATCATCGCAACAGGATCTAAACCGTCTTCTTTACCTTTTATTTCTATCGATAAAGAGCGCATTATTACTTCTACCGAAGCTTTAAAGTTAAAAGAAATTCCTAAACACTTAATCATTATTGGTGGTGGAGTTATCGGGTTAGAATTAGGTCAGGTTTATTTGCGTTTAGGAGCTCAAGTTTCTGTTATAGAATATGCAGACCGTGTGTTGCCTACTATGGACGGAGCAGTTTCTAAAGAATTGACAAAAGTGTTGAAGAAAGCAGGATTGAAATTCTACACTTCGCACAAAGTTCAAAAAGTAGAAAGAAACGGCGATGCTGTTTTGGTGGAAGCTTTAAATGCTAAAAACGAAGTGATTGCTTTAGAGGGTGATTACGCATTGATTTGTGTTGGTCGTCGTCCGTACACCGATGGATTAAATGCAGATAAAGCCGGAGTGAAGTTAACCGAAAGAGGTCAAATAGAAGTAAACAATCATTTACAAACTTCCGTTTCAAATATTTATGCGATTGGTGATGTGGTTCGTGGTGCCATGTTAGCTCACAAAGCAGAAGAAGAAGGTGTTTTGGTTGCGGAGCAATTGGCAGGACAAAAACCGCATATCGATTATAATTTAATTCCAGGTGTTGTTTATACTTGGCCAGAGGTTGCCGCTGTTGGTAAAACAGAAGAGCAATTAAAAGCAGAAAACAAAGAATACAAAGTGGGACAGTTTCCTTTTAAAGCATTAGGTCGCGCACGTGCATCTTCTGATTTAGACGGATTCGTAAAGATCTTGGCGGATAAAACAACCGATGAAATTTTAGGATTTCATATAGTGGGTGCCCGTGCAGCCGATTTAATTGCAGAAGCAGTTGTAGCAATGGAATACCGAGCGTCGGCAGAAGATATTTCTCGTATGTCGCATGCACACCCAACGTTTGCAGAGGCTATTAAAGAAGCAGCCTTAGCTGCAACAGACAACAGAGCGTTACACGTATAG
- a CDS encoding SRPBCC family protein, whose amino-acid sequence MNLESPIVTVQKSSAYLFDALSDIKNFEKLMPENRAKFEVIDENCFEFALKGMPDIKLVKKSATPNTEVVLGAASSKLPFTLIAKLDEKATEETNVQLFFEGDFNPMMAMMIKGPIGKFIETLAENMHKL is encoded by the coding sequence ATGAATTTAGAAAGTCCGATAGTAACTGTTCAAAAATCATCAGCGTATTTGTTTGATGCTTTAAGCGATATTAAAAATTTCGAGAAGTTAATGCCTGAAAATAGAGCAAAGTTTGAAGTAATAGACGAAAACTGCTTTGAATTTGCTCTAAAAGGAATGCCCGATATTAAGCTGGTAAAAAAAAGTGCTACGCCTAATACAGAAGTTGTTTTAGGAGCCGCTAGTAGCAAATTACCTTTTACATTAATTGCCAAATTAGACGAAAAAGCCACAGAAGAAACCAACGTACAGTTGTTTTTTGAGGGCGATTTCAACCCAATGATGGCTATGATGATTAAAGGACCCATTGGAAAGTTTATTGAAACGTTAGCTGAAAATATGCATAAACTTTAA
- the pyrE gene encoding orotate phosphoribosyltransferase, whose translation MIFNDNTAQKTAELLLQINAIKLNPKNPFTWASGWKSPIYCDNRITLSFPEIRKFLKNEFAANIVEKFGKPDYIAGVATGAIGIGLLVAEALELPFVYVRPEPKKHGRQNQIEGQFEAGKTVVVVEDLISTGKSSLQAVDALRNANAQILGMAAIFTYGFDVATENFKNADIQLVTLSNYPTLLKAAVEKKYISQEEVATLSDWSKDPSVWGV comes from the coding sequence ATGATTTTTAACGACAATACAGCACAGAAAACGGCCGAATTGCTTTTACAAATAAACGCAATTAAATTAAATCCTAAAAATCCTTTTACATGGGCTTCAGGATGGAAATCGCCAATTTATTGCGATAATCGCATAACTCTTTCATTTCCAGAAATTAGAAAATTTTTAAAAAACGAATTTGCTGCAAATATTGTAGAAAAATTTGGTAAACCCGACTATATTGCAGGTGTGGCAACTGGTGCCATTGGCATTGGTTTGTTGGTTGCCGAAGCTTTAGAGCTTCCTTTTGTTTACGTTCGTCCGGAACCGAAAAAACACGGGCGCCAGAACCAAATCGAAGGACAATTTGAAGCAGGTAAAACAGTAGTTGTGGTTGAGGATTTAATAAGCACTGGTAAAAGCAGTTTGCAAGCAGTTGATGCGTTGCGCAATGCCAATGCACAGATTTTGGGAATGGCAGCGATTTTTACCTACGGATTTGATGTGGCTACCGAAAATTTTAAAAACGCAGACATACAATTGGTTACATTAAGCAATTATCCAACGTTGTTAAAAGCGGCAGTAGAGAAAAAATATATCTCACAAGAAGAAGTTGCTACTTTGAGTGATTGGAGTAAAGACCCTTCTGTTTGGGGAGTTTAA
- a CDS encoding NUDIX hydrolase has translation MYKVFINDKPLFLTSTLEKERNFKYYLLETIDLQKLIAQYFSGEVTNAYLYHPCEEQLMKLFKDKITVNKAGGGLVENDKKQVLFIFRNGKWDLPKGGIEKNETIEQTSIREVEEETGCKNLKINKRLEKTFHIFKRNGEYRLKITYWFSMRTTYVGELHGQIEEGIEKVVWVDKKDIPDLLKNSYQNIKLLFNDTVYDQTVLEKEKGII, from the coding sequence ATGTATAAAGTTTTTATTAATGATAAGCCACTTTTTTTAACAAGTACGTTAGAAAAAGAACGCAACTTTAAATATTATTTGCTTGAAACCATTGACCTACAAAAGTTAATTGCTCAATATTTTAGTGGTGAAGTTACAAATGCTTACTTATATCATCCTTGCGAAGAACAGTTAATGAAACTTTTTAAGGATAAAATTACAGTGAACAAAGCAGGTGGCGGTTTGGTTGAAAATGATAAGAAACAGGTTTTGTTTATTTTTCGCAACGGCAAATGGGATTTACCAAAGGGTGGTATCGAAAAAAATGAAACTATTGAACAAACTTCTATCAGAGAGGTGGAAGAAGAAACTGGTTGCAAAAATTTAAAAATAAACAAACGATTAGAAAAAACTTTTCACATTTTTAAGCGAAATGGCGAATACCGTTTAAAAATCACCTACTGGTTTTCAATGCGTACTACCTACGTTGGTGAACTGCACGGACAGATTGAAGAGGGCATTGAAAAAGTGGTTTGGGTTGATAAAAAAGACATTCCAGATTTGCTTAAAAACTCGTACCAAAACATTAAATTGTTGTTTAATGATACGGTTTATGACCAAACTGTTTTAGAAAAAGAAAAAGGAATCA